Genomic segment of Cytobacillus suaedae:
CAGGGGTAAAGCAAGTATTTTCTAGTTTACGCGAGAATAATAGTAGTCTAAGCGAATAAAACTAATTTAACGCGAATAAGTGATAGCTTTAGACGAATATCCTCTTATTTAACCCATCACTTTCTCATTCCGCTCCAAAATCCGTTGGTAATTGTACCTAAAAAGCTCCATTTCCTGCTCATTAAGCTCCGAAGCAAAGATTCGTCCACTTTCTGCCTTCAGCGTTTGTAAAAAATAGAGCATAATATCTTGTACATTCAAATCAACCTCTAGCAACTCAGATAGAGACGCCATTGTATCCGGAACAATTTCAGGAAACACAAGTTTGGTCTGTTCTCCCTTTAAGGAAAGTTGATAGAAATCTCTTATTAACTCCGCTCGCTTGCCTCCACTTCCCGTGATGCATAAATAGATTTGTACAGCCACGCCACCTCGTAATCTGCGTTGGGAGATTCCGGCAAACTTTTTACCGCCTATGCTTAAATCGTAACTCCCAGGACAGTATGAGCCTACAATTTCGCGAGCCTCTATCTCTTTAGCATAGTTTCCTAGCATTTTCCTAGTTAACTCCCACATCGCATCATATCCTCTATTAATATCAATCCCTTTTTCTGTATCCTTAAAAATAAGAGATAGATTTAAAACGCCCTCATCTAAAACTACAGCTAGCCCCCCGGAGTTTCGGACAATCACTTGGTAGCCATTGTCTTCTAGGTAACTTATACCCTCCGCTAAAAAAGGTAGTTTCGTATCTTGTATCCCCAATACAACTGTCTTGTGGTGAACCCAAGCGCGTGCGATAGACTCTGACTCTCCACTTCCAACAGAAGTACATAATGTGTCATCAAACGCAAACGATTGGAGTGCATCAAAGTGAGGACCTCTACTAGAATGGTCAATGATTCTCCATTCTGGTTGTTCTAAGAGTGAAAGAATATTACTCATGTTCAACTTCTCCTAAAGTTCGAATAAATTCCTGTCATTATACCATAGGCGAGAAGATTTGCTCAAAAGTCATAACAAAAAAGGCAACCCCGAAGAGCTACCCTTTTCCCAAATCTTATAAAGCCTGACTAGCAGTTATCAATGCTAGTTTATATACATCTTCCACGTTACATCCTCGAGAGAGATCATTTACGGGTTGATTTAATCCTTGTAATATTGGACCAACTGCCTCAAAGTTTCCAAGGCGCTGTGCAATTTTATAACCGATGTTACCCGCTTCTAGACTAGGGAAAATAAAGACAGTGGCATCTCCCTGAATGTCTGAATCTGGAGCTTTCTTTTTCGCAACGGAAGGGACAAAAGCTGCGTCAAATTGGAATTCTCCATCAAGCGTAAGATTTGGATCAAGTTCTTTTGCAATTTTTACGGCCTCCACTACTCTTTCTGTTTCAGAAGACTTAGCTGAACCCTTTGTTGAGAAGCTCAACATGGCCACTTTAGGGTCAATATCAAACATTTTAGCAGTTCGTGCACTTTCCACTGCGATCTCGGCTAAATCCTGGCTATCTGGAGCAATGTTAATGGCGCAATCGGCAAACACATATTTTTCATCACCACGGACCATGATGAATACACCAGATGTCTTTTTCACACCTTGTTTGGTTTTAATAATCTGAAGTGCTGGTCTAACCGTATCTGCGGTTGAGTGAGCGGCTCCACTTACTAACCCCTGAGCTTTTCCAGTATATACGAGCATGGTACCAAAATAATTTTCATCTACTAGAATTCTACGTGCATCTTCTTCTGTTGCCTTACCATTACGTCGTTCAATAAATGCTGTTACAAGCTGATCAATTTCAGAGTAGTTATTAGGATCATAGATTTCAACATTTTCTAATGATACATTCAATTCCTTTGCTTTCGCTTCAACCTCAGCTCGATTGCCGATTACAATTGGAACAACAACTTGCTCACTCGCTAAACGTCCAACTGCTGGTAGAATTCGTTCATCTAATCCTTCTGGAAAAACGATTTTTATGTTTTTACCGGTTACTTTCTGTTTTAAACTCGTGAATAAGTCACTCATTTTCAGGAACCCTCCCACATTAATCCAATATGTACTGTCATTAGAATAAAGCTTTTTTAGATAAAATTGAATTAAGTCCTGTTACAAATTATTGAACTTGTGCATTAACTTACACTTCAATCGTTCCCTTTTAAGATGATTTTAACCATGAAATTTAGATTTAAAGAATGTTCAAGGTTTAGTCACTTGGCTATAGGAAAAACTATGTTATAGTAATTGTGGATACATAGTAAATATATATGTTAAAAAATAGGAGTGATTTTACATGAGTGAAGCAGCTCAAACGTTAGATGGTTGGTATAGTTTACATGATTTCCGTACGATGGATTGGACTTTATGGAAAAGCGTATCAAGTGATGAGCGCCAAGCCGCTATTCATGAGTACCTTGGCATGTTAGAAAAGTGGAATGTAACTCAAACTAACGAGCAGGGTAGCCATGCTCTTTATTCTATTGTTGGGCAAAAAGCGGACTTTATGATGATGATTCTTCGCCCTACAATGGAAGAGCTAAATGAAATTGAAAATGAATTTAACAAGTCAAAGCTTGCAGAATTCACAATTCCTGTACATTCTTATGTATCGGTTGTTGAGCTAAGTAACTATTTACCAGCTGGGGAAGATCCATATCAAAATCCGCAAGTTTTAGCACGTTTATATCCGATTTTACCGAAAGCTAAGCATGTTTGCTTCTACCCAATGGACAAGCGTCGTCAAGGAAATGATAACTGGTACATGCTACCGATGGAAGATCGCCGTGGCATGATGAGAAGTCATGGAATGATTGGTCGCCAATATGCTGGTAAAGTAAAACAAGTAATCACAGGATCTGTTGGATTCGATGATTATGAGTGGGGTGTTACATTATTCTCAGATGATGTGCTCCAGTTTAAAAAGCTTGTATACGAAATGCGTTTTGATGAAGTAAGTGCTCGCTTTGGTGAGTTTGGAGCATTCTTCGTTGGTAATTTATTAGAAGAAGATAAAATTTCAAAGTTCTTACACGTTTAAAATTTACAAAGGCAGCCCATGTGGCTGTCTTTTTTTTGATAGAAAACTGTCATATCAGCAGAGATTTTTACATACGGTTTAGGGAATGGGTATTTTTCGTACTTTATCAAAACTTTTTTGGAACCCATTTTCGACTCCTTCAATAAGTTATAAAGAGCAAAAAGAGTATTATTGATTTATTTGCCTATCTATGTTGGTGATGAATCAAAGCTCCTTGTTAAGTGAGGTGAGAAAATGGCAGTTGTCGCACATACAGAAGAAGATGTAAAACTCTTAGCAAGGCTAATGCGAGCTGAAGCTGAGGGGGATGGAAAGTTAGGTATGTTAATGGTTGGCAACACTGGGGTAAATCGAGCAAGATCCGCTTGCATCGATTTTAAAAAAATTACGAATATCCGTAAAATGGTGTACCAAAGCCCCGGGGGATTTGAGGCAATCCAGAAGGGCTATTTTTACCAAGCCCCTAGACCTCAAGATATTGAGCTAGCACGAAGGGTTCTAAAGGGTGAGCGTTTCCACCCCGCTGAATTTTCGCTATGGTTTTTTAGACCTGCCGCTGAATGTCCAGCACAGTGGTTTAATCAATGGAACTCTGGCCGTTATAAAGCACATTGCTTCTATAAGCCTACCTCTGCTGATTGCCCACAGGTCTATTCAACATTTTAGAGAGATATTATTTACACACGCTAACTGTAAGGTAAGTCAAAACTATACTTAATTTTTTGAGGAGGTTTTTTTAAATGAGTCAAAACAATCCATACGATGGAATGACAAATCCTTATGCAGGATATGGTTACGGCGGATATGGTCAACAACAACCTTTCAATCCATACCAAGGTTATGCACCTGCACAACAACAATTTGGTTTTCCATACCAACAGCCGGTTCTTGATACTCCTGGGGCACCTGGTATGCCATTACCTGAAGCTGGGGCACAAGTACCAGGAATGCTTCCACTAGAGCAGTCTTATATTGAAAATATTCTTCGTCTAAATAAAGGGAAATTAGCAACGGTTTATATGAACTTTAACGGCAGCCGCGAGTCGTTTGTAGGTATTGTTGAAGCTGCTGGACGTGATCACATTATCTTAAGTGATCCGCAAACAGGCATGAGATATTTATTATTAATGGTGTATTTAGAGTATGTAACATTTGATGAGGAATTAGATTACGACTACCCATTCGCTGCAGGTGTTCCTGGGTTAACTACCTATGGACCTAGATAAATAATAAAGGAGAGTGTCCGAATAGGTCACTCTCCTTTTATTTTATAAATGTCTAATTGCAACAATACCAACTAACAACCAAGCCGCCAAAAACGCTAGGCCACCTAATGGCGTAATTGCTCCCAATACTTTTATTCCAGTTGTACTTAATACATACAAACTTCCTGAAAAAAGGATAATCCCGATGAACATCAACCAACCCGCTGTATTTAACATACCTGCGTTAGGTGATTTTGATAAAAGTATTCCTACAATAAAGAGTCCTGTTGCATGAAACATTTGATACGTTACACCTGTATTCCAGGTTTTTAAGTATTTTTCAGAGATTTTGCCCTCTAAACCATGTGCCCCAAATGCCCCCAATGCCACAGCAAGAAATGCATTAATGGCACCTAATAAAATAAATAATTTCATGATTTTTCGTCTCCTTTTTTAAAAAAACTCTAGTTATATAATAAACGAGACATGCCAAAATTCAAACTAAGATGTGGTATAGTTTAATTATCAGAATATTAATTGGTTGGTGATGTTCATTGACTTATTTACTTCGCCCATTAGGGGATAAGGCCATTCAAATTTTATTTACCTCCACAATCTCAGAAAAATTAAATAGGCATATTCAACATATCGCAAATACCATTAAAAGCAAGAAAATAGTTGGTATCATTGAGGTCGTCCCAGCTTTTGAAACCTTAACTGTTTATTATGAACCTATAAAAATATCACACAGCGCTTTAGAAGAAAGACTACACGGTATTTGTAGTGCTTCTTCTACTAAAGAGAGTATCTTAAAAAAAGAGATTGTCTCCATTCCTGTTTGCTACGGTAACCAGTTTGGTGAAGACCTTTCTCATGTGGCTAAGCATAATAATTTATCAGACCAAGAGGTTATCTCCCTCCATTGTTCCAAAGAATATCTTGTATACATGATTGGATTTTTACCCGGCTTTCCATACCTAAAAGGCTTACCACAAAAGTTACATACCCCAAGGTTAGCTGAGCCTCGCCTAAAAGTACCAAAAGGTGCTGTTGGAATTGGCGGGGATCAAACTGGTGTGTACCCAATCGAATCCCCAGGTGGGTGGAATCTCATTGGGCAAACACCTCTAACATTGTTTAATCCAGATTCTCCAAACCCTTTTTTAATAAAAGCTGGCGATTTTATTCGCTTTTTATCTATATCTGAATCTGAATTCAATGAAATAACCTTTGCAATTAAAGAAAATAACTATGTTGTTAAACGGGAAGTGATTCAAAATGAAGAAGATTGATTTAAATTGTGATTTAGGTGAAAGTTTCGGTTCCTATAAGCTAGGAAATGATGAACTCATATTAAGTGAAGTTACAAGTGCGAATATCGCTTGCGGCTTCCATGCTGGTGATGCTCATGTTATGTATAAAACTGTTTTGTTAGCTAAGGAAAAAGGGGTGGCAATTGGGGCCCATCCCGGTTTTCATGATATTGCAGGTTTTGGTCGAAGAGAAATCCCACATACACCGCAAGAAATTACTGAAATGGTTTTGTATCAAATTGGGGCACTCTCCGCCTTCTGTAAAGCTCATGAGGTGAAACTTAGTCATGTAAAGCCCCATGGAGCTTTATATAACTTGGCAGCAAAGGACGCTTTAATCGCAAAAGCCATTGCAAAGGCTGTAATTCTTTTTGACTCTGATTTACTGTTATATGGCTTGTCAGGAAGTGAGCTCATCAAAGCAGGGAAAGAGGTTGGACTGCACACTGTTTCTGAGGTTTTTGCAGATCGAACCTACCAAAATGATGGCTCGCTTACTTCAAGAAAAAGTGAAAATGCCCTTATTTCAGAGACTGAATTAGCATTATCACAGGTAATCCAAATGATCGAAACAAATACGGTTACTTCCGTTGAGGGACATTCTATTCCAATTGTGGCTGAATCGGTATGTGTTCATGGGGATAATGAGCATGCTCTACTTT
This window contains:
- a CDS encoding lipoate--protein ligase family protein, yielding MSNILSLLEQPEWRIIDHSSRGPHFDALQSFAFDDTLCTSVGSGESESIARAWVHHKTVVLGIQDTKLPFLAEGISYLEDNGYQVIVRNSGGLAVVLDEGVLNLSLIFKDTEKGIDINRGYDAMWELTRKMLGNYAKEIEAREIVGSYCPGSYDLSIGGKKFAGISQRRLRGGVAVQIYLCITGSGGKRAELIRDFYQLSLKGEQTKLVFPEIVPDTMASLSELLEVDLNVQDIMLYFLQTLKAESGRIFASELNEQEMELFRYNYQRILERNEKVMG
- the pta gene encoding phosphate acetyltransferase, whose amino-acid sequence is MSDLFTSLKQKVTGKNIKIVFPEGLDERILPAVGRLASEQVVVPIVIGNRAEVEAKAKELNVSLENVEIYDPNNYSEIDQLVTAFIERRNGKATEEDARRILVDENYFGTMLVYTGKAQGLVSGAAHSTADTVRPALQIIKTKQGVKKTSGVFIMVRGDEKYVFADCAINIAPDSQDLAEIAVESARTAKMFDIDPKVAMLSFSTKGSAKSSETERVVEAVKIAKELDPNLTLDGEFQFDAAFVPSVAKKKAPDSDIQGDATVFIFPSLEAGNIGYKIAQRLGNFEAVGPILQGLNQPVNDLSRGCNVEDVYKLALITASQAL
- a CDS encoding heme-dependent peroxidase, with protein sequence MSEAAQTLDGWYSLHDFRTMDWTLWKSVSSDERQAAIHEYLGMLEKWNVTQTNEQGSHALYSIVGQKADFMMMILRPTMEELNEIENEFNKSKLAEFTIPVHSYVSVVELSNYLPAGEDPYQNPQVLARLYPILPKAKHVCFYPMDKRRQGNDNWYMLPMEDRRGMMRSHGMIGRQYAGKVKQVITGSVGFDDYEWGVTLFSDDVLQFKKLVYEMRFDEVSARFGEFGAFFVGNLLEEDKISKFLHV
- a CDS encoding cell wall hydrolase, with the translated sequence MAVVAHTEEDVKLLARLMRAEAEGDGKLGMLMVGNTGVNRARSACIDFKKITNIRKMVYQSPGGFEAIQKGYFYQAPRPQDIELARRVLKGERFHPAEFSLWFFRPAAECPAQWFNQWNSGRYKAHCFYKPTSADCPQVYSTF
- the gerQ gene encoding spore coat protein GerQ translates to MSQNNPYDGMTNPYAGYGYGGYGQQQPFNPYQGYAPAQQQFGFPYQQPVLDTPGAPGMPLPEAGAQVPGMLPLEQSYIENILRLNKGKLATVYMNFNGSRESFVGIVEAAGRDHIILSDPQTGMRYLLLMVYLEYVTFDEELDYDYPFAAGVPGLTTYGPR
- a CDS encoding DUF423 domain-containing protein, giving the protein MKLFILLGAINAFLAVALGAFGAHGLEGKISEKYLKTWNTGVTYQMFHATGLFIVGILLSKSPNAGMLNTAGWLMFIGIILFSGSLYVLSTTGIKVLGAITPLGGLAFLAAWLLVGIVAIRHL
- the pxpB gene encoding 5-oxoprolinase subunit PxpB, yielding MTYLLRPLGDKAIQILFTSTISEKLNRHIQHIANTIKSKKIVGIIEVVPAFETLTVYYEPIKISHSALEERLHGICSASSTKESILKKEIVSIPVCYGNQFGEDLSHVAKHNNLSDQEVISLHCSKEYLVYMIGFLPGFPYLKGLPQKLHTPRLAEPRLKVPKGAVGIGGDQTGVYPIESPGGWNLIGQTPLTLFNPDSPNPFLIKAGDFIRFLSISESEFNEITFAIKENNYVVKREVIQNEED
- a CDS encoding LamB/YcsF family protein is translated as MKKIDLNCDLGESFGSYKLGNDELILSEVTSANIACGFHAGDAHVMYKTVLLAKEKGVAIGAHPGFHDIAGFGRREIPHTPQEITEMVLYQIGALSAFCKAHEVKLSHVKPHGALYNLAAKDALIAKAIAKAVILFDSDLLLYGLSGSELIKAGKEVGLHTVSEVFADRTYQNDGSLTSRKSENALISETELALSQVIQMIETNTVTSVEGHSIPIVAESVCVHGDNEHALLFAKALRENLTKKGVSVRPIR